The following are from one region of the Chloroflexota bacterium genome:
- a CDS encoding DUF2520 domain-containing protein, whose amino-acid sequence MRAWREERPRGPGGHVDPEVLADIEAAGIDLDPATPADRRERVDGPDHPPGLDVVHAHPHQHAEPGQPPLIGIVGAGAVGTALGVALTRAGWPIAAVASRDPARRERFRSLVGGTRAFAEATALLDEVELVVVAVPDDAIASVAGTIQLYSGQAIVHTSGLLGAEVLAPTMAAGTQIGAFHPLVAFADLERAVEGLHGATIAIEGDDQLGDLLARMAEAIGGVPVRLAPGSKAAYHAAAVLAAGGVVALLDAIAELGRVAGLDEPAALAVYSPLILQTLGNASAVGIRAALTGPMTRGDVGTLRAHLAELRLDAPGVLEVYLALARREVALAEDRGALAPDVAARLRASLANPA is encoded by the coding sequence GTGAGGGCCTGGCGCGAGGAACGGCCGCGCGGACCGGGCGGCCACGTCGACCCGGAGGTGCTCGCGGACATCGAGGCGGCCGGCATCGACCTCGATCCGGCGACCCCGGCGGACCGCCGTGAGCGGGTCGACGGCCCCGATCATCCGCCCGGCCTCGACGTCGTCCACGCCCATCCGCACCAGCACGCGGAACCCGGCCAGCCGCCGCTCATCGGGATCGTCGGCGCCGGTGCGGTCGGCACGGCGCTCGGCGTGGCGCTCACCCGGGCAGGCTGGCCGATCGCCGCCGTCGCGAGTCGCGATCCGGCACGGCGCGAGCGATTCCGGTCCCTCGTCGGTGGGACCCGCGCCTTCGCCGAGGCGACCGCGCTGCTCGACGAGGTCGAGCTCGTCGTCGTCGCCGTGCCGGACGACGCGATCGCGTCCGTCGCCGGGACGATCCAGCTGTACAGCGGGCAGGCGATCGTCCACACGAGTGGCCTTCTCGGCGCCGAGGTGCTCGCTCCGACAATGGCGGCCGGGACACAGATCGGCGCGTTCCACCCGCTCGTCGCCTTCGCCGATCTCGAGCGGGCCGTCGAGGGGCTCCACGGTGCGACGATCGCGATCGAGGGCGACGATCAGCTCGGCGACCTGCTCGCCCGGATGGCGGAGGCGATCGGCGGCGTGCCCGTCCGGCTGGCGCCCGGCTCGAAGGCGGCGTACCACGCCGCCGCGGTCCTCGCGGCTGGAGGCGTCGTCGCGCTCCTCGACGCGATCGCCGAGCTCGGTCGGGTCGCCGGCCTCGATGAGCCCGCGGCCCTCGCCGTCTACTCGCCGCTCATCCTCCAGACGCTCGGCAACGCCTCGGCCGTCGGCATCCGGGCGGCGCTCACGGGCCCCATGACCCGAGGCGACGTCGGAACCCTGCGGGCGCACCTCGCGGAGCTGCGACTGGACGCGCCGGGTGTCCTCGAGGTGTATCTCGCCCTGGCCCGCCGCGAGGTCGCGCTCGCCGAAGACCGTGGCGCCCTCGCACCGGACGTCGCGGCGCGGCTCCGGGCGTCACTTGCAAACCCGGCCTGA
- a CDS encoding NUDIX domain-containing protein, which translates to MARLRTATATSAGGIVISYESGRPSFVAGRRRRDRDVVTWTLPKGTPKAGETTEETALREVTEETGLAVRITAPFESIAYTFVQHGTRIQKTVHYFLMEPTGGDLADHDHEFDEVRWVPFTDAHGLLTFETERELVGRAAAGIAAVDPATTTGPAGSGGER; encoded by the coding sequence GTGGCTCGGCTGAGGACCGCCACCGCCACCTCCGCCGGCGGCATCGTCATCTCGTACGAGTCGGGACGCCCGAGCTTCGTCGCGGGCCGCCGGCGACGCGACCGCGATGTGGTCACCTGGACGCTTCCCAAGGGCACCCCGAAAGCCGGTGAGACGACGGAGGAGACGGCCCTCCGGGAGGTGACCGAGGAGACCGGGCTGGCCGTCAGGATCACGGCGCCGTTCGAATCGATCGCCTACACGTTCGTCCAGCACGGAACGCGGATCCAGAAGACGGTCCACTACTTCCTCATGGAGCCGACCGGGGGCGATCTCGCTGACCACGATCACGAATTCGACGAGGTCCGCTGGGTGCCGTTCACGGACGCGCACGGTCTGCTCACGTTCGAGACCGAACGTGAACTCGTCGGGCGGGCCGCGGCAGGCATCGCCGCGGTGGATCCAGCCACGACGACCGGCCCCGCCGGATCGGGCGGCGAGCGATGA
- the gcvT gene encoding glycine cleavage system aminomethyltransferase GcvT, whose protein sequence is MTDAAESSPRPTPLADRHAALGAKLIEFSGWLMPVQYRGIIEEHRAVRERAGVFDLSHMGELFIEGPEAGAGLAAALVSDPPSLAEGRAHYSMICAEDGGILDDLIVYRLADERFLVVANAGNAQLVSDALAERLEGFRAVLDDRSLATALCAIQGPLAAAILQPLTDVDVAALRYYAIAEGAVAGIPSLVARTGYTGEDGFEVFVDAARGGELWDALLSAGEPRGAMPVGLGARDTLRLEAGMPLYGNDLDRSTNPYEANLGRVVRLGKPADFVGRAALERVAGEGPGRLLVGLVVRGRGIARHGYPVVAGDRPSGVVTSGTQSPTLGLPIAMAYVAPGDARPGTMLGVEIRERAVEAEVVPLPFYRRAR, encoded by the coding sequence GTGACGGACGCCGCAGAGTCGTCGCCGCGACCGACGCCGCTCGCCGACCGGCACGCTGCCCTCGGGGCGAAGCTCATCGAATTCAGCGGCTGGCTCATGCCGGTCCAGTACCGCGGCATCATCGAGGAGCATCGCGCGGTCCGCGAACGGGCCGGCGTCTTCGACCTCTCGCACATGGGCGAGCTGTTCATCGAGGGTCCGGAGGCCGGTGCCGGCCTCGCAGCCGCGCTCGTGAGCGACCCGCCGAGCCTCGCCGAAGGCCGGGCCCACTATTCGATGATCTGCGCCGAGGACGGCGGGATCCTCGACGATCTGATCGTCTACCGCCTCGCCGACGAACGCTTCCTCGTGGTCGCCAACGCGGGCAACGCGCAGCTCGTGAGTGACGCCCTCGCCGAGCGGCTCGAGGGATTCCGGGCGGTCCTCGACGATCGCTCACTGGCGACCGCACTGTGTGCGATCCAGGGTCCGCTCGCGGCGGCCATCCTCCAGCCGTTGACCGACGTCGACGTCGCTGCGCTGCGCTACTACGCGATCGCCGAAGGCGCGGTCGCCGGCATCCCGTCCCTCGTCGCGCGCACCGGATACACCGGCGAGGACGGTTTCGAGGTCTTCGTCGACGCGGCTCGCGGCGGCGAGTTGTGGGACGCTCTCCTCTCCGCCGGGGAGCCACGAGGCGCGATGCCCGTCGGACTCGGGGCCCGCGACACCCTTCGCCTCGAGGCGGGCATGCCGCTCTACGGGAACGATCTCGACCGCTCCACGAACCCGTACGAGGCGAACCTCGGCCGCGTGGTCCGGCTCGGGAAGCCCGCTGACTTCGTGGGTCGGGCGGCGCTCGAACGCGTGGCGGGCGAGGGCCCCGGGCGGCTGCTCGTCGGCCTCGTCGTCCGCGGCCGGGGCATCGCCCGGCACGGCTACCCGGTGGTCGCCGGGGACCGCCCGAGTGGGGTCGTCACGAGCGGCACCCAGTCTCCGACCCTCGGCCTGCCGATCGCGATGGCCTACGTCGCGCCGGGCGACGCGCGACCGGGTACGATGCTCGGCGTCGAGATCCGCGAGCGAGCCGTCGAGGCGGAGGTCGTCCCGCTGCCGTTCTATCGACGGGCCCGCTGA
- the gcvH gene encoding glycine cleavage system protein GcvH: MVPPDLRYTKDHEWVRLAGDEAIVGITAFAAGQLGDIVFVELPDAGRVLEQFATFGVVESVKAVSDLFAPIGGEVLETNGALAARPELVNEEPYGGGWMLRVRVADRRQFDELLEPAAYDALVAG, translated from the coding sequence ATGGTCCCGCCGGATCTCCGCTACACGAAGGACCATGAGTGGGTCCGCCTCGCCGGCGACGAGGCGATCGTCGGCATCACCGCCTTCGCCGCCGGGCAGCTTGGTGACATCGTCTTCGTCGAGCTGCCGGACGCCGGCCGGGTCCTCGAGCAGTTCGCGACCTTCGGGGTCGTCGAGTCCGTGAAGGCCGTGAGCGACCTGTTCGCGCCGATCGGCGGGGAGGTCCTCGAGACGAACGGAGCGCTGGCCGCCCGCCCTGAGCTGGTGAACGAGGAGCCGTACGGCGGCGGCTGGATGCTCCGCGTCCGGGTCGCCGATCGACGCCAGTTCGACGAGCTGCTCGAACCGGCCGCGTACGACGCGCTCGTCGCCGGCTGA
- the gcvPA gene encoding aminomethyl-transferring glycine dehydrogenase subunit GcvPA, which produces MPYGPHTAEARERMLRTIGVPDVEALFADIPGELRASALRLPGPVPELELAARLEALAARNRTDLASFLGAGVYRHWTPPAVDQLLLRGEWYTAYTPYQPEVSQGTLQSIYEYESLLAELTGLDVVSASHYDGAAATAEAALMACRQTRRERVLVSRGVHRHYRETLATYFGGGGLLAEEIPLVVGGPDAGTTDLVALERRLADGDRPVAAVVAAQPNVLGLLEPMAEIGRLAHTAGALFVAVVEPVSLAVLAPPGSYGADIAAGEGQPLGIAPQYGGPYLGILATSDALVRQIPGRLVGMTTDLDGRRAFVMTMRAREQDIRRDRAASNICTNQALLALAASIYLATIGPHGLRDVAAGGAARATALETALSAAGAPRLHPGPYLNEFAIRVPDAPDVHRRLLDRGILAGVPLADLEPDDADLEDGLLVCATEVTTEAEIERFAAALRIELAAARSRETAAVR; this is translated from the coding sequence ATGCCGTACGGACCGCACACCGCCGAGGCCCGCGAACGGATGCTCCGGACCATCGGCGTCCCGGACGTCGAGGCCCTCTTCGCCGACATCCCGGGCGAGCTGCGGGCAAGCGCGCTCCGCCTTCCCGGGCCCGTCCCGGAGCTCGAGCTCGCGGCCCGGCTCGAGGCCCTCGCGGCGCGAAACCGGACGGATCTCGCCTCGTTCCTCGGCGCGGGCGTCTACCGCCACTGGACGCCGCCGGCAGTGGATCAGCTCCTCCTCCGCGGCGAGTGGTACACGGCATACACCCCGTACCAGCCGGAGGTGAGCCAGGGGACGCTCCAGTCGATCTACGAGTACGAGTCACTCCTCGCCGAGCTGACCGGCCTCGACGTCGTGTCCGCCTCGCACTATGACGGCGCTGCCGCCACGGCGGAGGCGGCCCTCATGGCGTGTCGCCAGACGCGCCGCGAACGGGTCCTCGTCTCGCGCGGTGTCCATCGCCACTACCGCGAGACACTCGCGACGTACTTCGGCGGTGGCGGCCTCCTTGCCGAGGAGATCCCGCTCGTCGTGGGCGGTCCGGATGCCGGCACGACGGATCTCGTCGCGCTCGAGCGCCGGCTCGCCGATGGGGACCGCCCGGTCGCCGCTGTCGTGGCGGCCCAGCCGAACGTCCTCGGCCTCCTCGAGCCGATGGCCGAGATCGGCCGGCTCGCCCACACCGCCGGCGCGCTCTTCGTCGCCGTCGTGGAGCCGGTGAGCCTCGCTGTCCTCGCGCCGCCCGGGTCCTACGGCGCCGACATCGCGGCCGGCGAGGGTCAGCCGCTCGGGATCGCGCCGCAGTATGGCGGGCCGTACCTCGGGATCCTCGCCACGTCGGACGCGCTCGTCCGCCAGATCCCCGGCCGCCTCGTGGGGATGACCACGGACCTCGACGGCCGGCGCGCGTTCGTCATGACCATGCGCGCTCGCGAGCAGGACATCCGCCGCGACCGGGCGGCGAGCAACATCTGCACGAACCAGGCGCTCCTCGCCCTGGCGGCGTCCATCTACCTCGCCACGATCGGGCCGCACGGGCTGCGCGACGTCGCTGCCGGCGGCGCGGCCCGCGCGACCGCCCTCGAGACCGCCCTGTCCGCAGCCGGCGCGCCACGGCTCCATCCGGGTCCGTACCTCAACGAGTTCGCGATCCGGGTCCCGGACGCGCCGGATGTCCATCGCCGGCTCCTCGACCGGGGGATCCTCGCCGGCGTCCCGCTCGCCGACCTGGAACCGGACGACGCCGACCTCGAGGACGGGCTCCTCGTCTGCGCGACAGAGGTGACGACGGAGGCGGAGATCGAGCGCTTCGCCGCTGCGCTCCGGATCGAGCTCGCCGCGGCCCGCTCCCGCGAGACGGCGGCCGTCCGATGA
- the gcvPB gene encoding aminomethyl-transferring glycine dehydrogenase subunit GcvPB — translation MSVTGERLQPTLFERSRPGRGGGKIPHPPADALDRIPAAARRTRPPALPELNEPDVVRHYVNLSQLNYAVDTGFYPLGSCTMKFNPKLNEWAARLPGFANLHPLVPDALAQGTLDLLWSLEGSLAEIGGMDAVTLQPAAGAQGELTGILMIRAYHRARGDTDRSEVLVPDSSHGTNPATASMAGFRTVTIPSAADGGVDLDAFRAALGPRTAAVMITNPSTLGLFERRIGELLREVHAVGALAYMDGANLNAILGRFKPGEAGFDVMHFNVHKTFSTPHGGGGPGAGPVGVRATLAPFLPGPRVLREADGTFRLERPGERPTSIGRLRSFVGNTGVLVRAWTYIAAHGASGLREVSDDAVLAANYLKARLAGAYDIPYDRPCKHEFVASAATIRRETGVRTLDIAKRLIDHGFHPPTIYFPLITEEGMLIEPTETESIETLDAFAEALIEIAAEAYKAPELVTGAPHTAPVRRLDEATAARQPNLRWRPMAGAETPCPD, via the coding sequence ATGAGCGTCACCGGCGAGCGCCTCCAGCCGACGCTCTTCGAGCGATCCAGACCCGGGCGCGGCGGCGGGAAGATCCCGCATCCGCCGGCGGATGCCCTCGATCGGATCCCGGCGGCGGCGCGCCGAACGCGGCCACCCGCGCTCCCCGAGCTCAACGAGCCGGACGTCGTCCGCCACTACGTCAACCTCAGCCAGCTCAACTACGCGGTCGACACGGGTTTCTACCCGCTCGGGTCGTGCACCATGAAGTTCAACCCGAAGCTCAACGAGTGGGCCGCACGACTGCCCGGCTTCGCGAACCTGCACCCGCTCGTCCCGGATGCCCTCGCCCAGGGGACGCTCGATCTCCTGTGGAGCCTCGAGGGGTCGCTCGCCGAGATCGGCGGGATGGACGCGGTGACCCTCCAGCCCGCCGCCGGTGCCCAGGGCGAGCTGACCGGGATCCTCATGATCCGGGCCTACCATCGGGCCCGCGGCGACACCGATCGCTCGGAGGTCCTCGTCCCGGATAGTTCGCACGGAACGAACCCGGCGACCGCGTCCATGGCCGGCTTCCGGACCGTGACGATCCCCTCCGCGGCGGACGGCGGCGTCGATCTCGACGCGTTCCGGGCGGCGCTCGGACCGCGGACGGCGGCGGTCATGATCACGAATCCGTCGACCCTCGGCCTCTTCGAGCGACGGATCGGTGAGCTCCTCCGGGAGGTCCACGCCGTGGGGGCCCTCGCCTACATGGACGGTGCGAACCTCAACGCGATCCTCGGCCGGTTCAAGCCAGGCGAGGCGGGATTCGACGTCATGCATTTCAACGTCCACAAGACGTTCAGCACGCCGCATGGAGGTGGCGGTCCGGGCGCCGGTCCCGTCGGCGTGCGGGCGACGCTCGCTCCCTTCCTGCCCGGGCCCCGCGTCCTTCGCGAGGCGGACGGGACGTTCCGGCTCGAGCGGCCGGGTGAGCGACCCACGAGCATCGGCCGCCTCCGCAGCTTCGTCGGCAACACCGGCGTCCTCGTCCGGGCCTGGACGTACATCGCGGCGCATGGGGCGAGCGGCCTGCGGGAGGTGAGCGACGACGCCGTCCTCGCCGCCAACTACCTGAAGGCGCGGCTCGCGGGGGCCTACGACATCCCGTACGACCGGCCGTGCAAGCACGAGTTCGTCGCCTCCGCGGCGACGATCAGGCGGGAGACGGGAGTCCGGACACTCGACATCGCGAAACGGCTCATCGACCACGGCTTCCATCCGCCGACGATCTACTTTCCCCTCATCACGGAGGAGGGGATGCTCATCGAGCCGACCGAGACCGAGTCGATCGAGACCCTCGACGCGTTCGCCGAGGCGCTCATCGAGATCGCCGCCGAGGCATACAAGGCGCCCGAGCTCGTGACCGGGGCCCCGCACACGGCTCCCGTCCGGCGGCTCGACGAGGCGACGGCGGCGCGCCAGCCGAACCTGCGCTGGCGACCGATGGCGGGGGCCGAGACCCCGTGCCCGGATTGA
- a CDS encoding RNA polymerase sigma factor, whose protein sequence is MTTTDEPLAATRDESMVADDRELVRRMQGDDLDAFEALFRRHRLAILRTAYGLTGDRLAAEEVLQDTFARAYLRRSILRADVSPAPWLHRVAMNLCYSRLGRRRLISGPIEEAEARPSRDDLGQPAERAEQAELRRIVREGVAALPEKQQRVVVLYYLQGLSLRETAVALDLRLGTVKSRLHYALRSLRSRLEQDDRFGGAYGPTGEPVREVGR, encoded by the coding sequence ATGACGACGACGGACGAACCGCTGGCGGCGACGCGCGACGAGTCGATGGTGGCGGACGACCGCGAGCTGGTCCGCCGGATGCAGGGGGACGACCTGGACGCGTTCGAGGCACTGTTCCGCCGTCACCGCCTGGCCATCCTGCGGACGGCGTACGGACTCACCGGCGACCGGCTCGCCGCCGAGGAGGTCCTCCAGGACACCTTCGCGCGAGCGTATCTGCGCCGCTCGATCCTCCGGGCGGACGTGTCGCCCGCGCCGTGGCTCCACCGCGTCGCGATGAACCTCTGCTACTCGCGGCTCGGTCGCCGGCGCCTGATCTCGGGACCGATCGAGGAGGCCGAGGCGCGACCGTCCCGCGACGATCTCGGGCAGCCTGCCGAGCGAGCCGAACAGGCCGAGCTCCGGCGGATCGTCCGTGAGGGCGTCGCCGCACTTCCCGAGAAGCAACAGCGCGTCGTGGTCCTCTACTACCTTCAGGGCCTGTCGCTGCGGGAGACGGCGGTCGCGCTCGACCTGCGTCTCGGCACCGTGAAGTCGAGACTCCACTACGCCCTCCGGAGCCTACGCTCGCGACTCGAGCAGGACGATCGCTTCGGCGGCGCGTACGGTCCGACCGGCGAGCCGGTCCGGGAGGTCGGACGATGA
- a CDS encoding ABC transporter permease, which yields MGKYILRRLIQTIPVLIGISLVTYGILRIAPGGPTSRFAQNPRITQAQIDAFKHRWGLDDPIPIAYLKWLGVLGDQPPLINALPGGTLNIAGLSITLPGGDNGILHGDFGFSVADGRPVTAVIADRLWPTVILAGTAYVIWVLLALILGVYAAVRRYSFFDSALTIFNYIGYSLPTFWLGLILITLFSQGTPFKWFPAGGMWDPRTVPIFGTSDYWAFFGQKPFAALGDLAYHLALPVFTLVIVNIAFDSRFIRASMLDALNQDFVRTARAKGVTERRVIFRHALRNALLPVVTNIGLEIPFLFTGAIVTETIFSWPGMGRQFIEAVGHFDYPVLMGILIVTAVIVVGANLVADIAYAIVDPRVQYD from the coding sequence ATGGGCAAGTACATCCTGCGGCGGCTCATCCAGACGATCCCCGTCCTCATCGGCATCTCCCTCGTCACGTACGGCATCCTCCGCATCGCGCCGGGTGGCCCGACGTCCCGCTTCGCCCAGAATCCCCGCATCACGCAGGCCCAGATCGACGCCTTCAAGCACCGCTGGGGCCTCGACGATCCGATCCCCATCGCGTATCTCAAGTGGCTCGGTGTGCTCGGCGATCAGCCGCCGCTCATCAACGCCCTGCCCGGCGGCACGCTCAACATCGCGGGCCTCTCGATCACCCTGCCGGGCGGCGACAACGGGATCCTTCACGGTGACTTCGGCTTCAGCGTCGCGGACGGGCGCCCGGTCACCGCGGTCATCGCGGACCGGTTGTGGCCGACCGTCATCCTCGCCGGGACGGCCTACGTGATCTGGGTCCTCCTCGCCCTCATCCTCGGCGTCTACGCGGCCGTCCGGCGGTACAGCTTCTTCGACTCGGCGCTGACGATCTTCAACTACATCGGGTACTCGCTGCCGACCTTCTGGCTCGGCCTCATCCTCATCACGTTGTTCAGCCAGGGCACGCCGTTCAAATGGTTCCCTGCCGGCGGCATGTGGGACCCGCGGACCGTGCCGATCTTCGGGACCTCGGACTACTGGGCGTTCTTCGGCCAGAAGCCGTTCGCCGCGCTGGGCGACCTCGCCTACCACCTCGCGCTGCCGGTGTTCACGCTCGTGATCGTCAACATCGCCTTCGACTCGCGGTTCATCCGGGCGAGCATGCTCGACGCGCTCAACCAGGATTTCGTGCGGACCGCCCGGGCGAAGGGTGTCACGGAACGGCGGGTCATCTTCCGCCACGCGCTGCGGAACGCGCTCCTGCCGGTCGTCACGAACATCGGGCTGGAGATCCCGTTCCTCTTCACCGGCGCCATCGTCACCGAGACGATCTTCAGCTGGCCGGGGATGGGTCGACAGTTCATCGAGGCGGTCGGCCACTTCGACTACCCGGTGCTCATGGGCATCCTCATCGTGACCGCGGTCATCGTCGTCGGGGCGAACCTCGTGGCGGACATCGCGTACGCGATCGTCGACCCGCGCGTCCAGTACGACTGA
- a CDS encoding ABC transporter permease: MDPALSVIPAPGAGTSPSPTPGEDYEVNLVSLNQWQIAWRRFKRHRLAVFGAVLFLSICVIAIVGPFILPYDFQKIPTPQLKCAGTEIKATYGCPPSLDHLMGTTARLQRDVLTLVVNGARISLAIGVGASVFSAIIGAIVGGIAGYFGGWIDNLLMRIVDVLLSLPLLFVILVVAKFIGSGNWVIILVVFAAFGWPGIARLVRSLFLSLRGEVFVEAARAVGVSNLRIIFRHILPNAVSPIIVATTLSVAGVIVGEAFVSYLGFGVDITQPTWGNALSDSQSSIINGDWWWPFFPGMAIVLTVLGINFMGDGLRDALDPKSRV, translated from the coding sequence GTGGATCCCGCCCTGTCCGTGATCCCGGCTCCCGGTGCCGGGACATCGCCGAGCCCGACGCCGGGCGAGGACTACGAGGTCAACCTCGTCTCCCTCAACCAGTGGCAGATCGCCTGGCGGCGCTTCAAGCGCCACCGGCTCGCCGTCTTCGGCGCGGTCCTGTTCCTTTCGATCTGCGTCATCGCGATCGTGGGTCCGTTCATCCTCCCGTACGACTTCCAGAAGATTCCGACCCCGCAGCTCAAGTGCGCCGGGACGGAGATCAAGGCGACGTACGGCTGTCCGCCGTCGCTCGACCATCTCATGGGCACCACCGCCCGTCTCCAGCGCGACGTCCTCACCCTCGTCGTGAACGGAGCCCGCATCTCGCTCGCGATCGGTGTCGGCGCCTCCGTCTTCTCGGCGATCATCGGGGCCATCGTCGGCGGGATCGCCGGGTACTTCGGCGGCTGGATCGACAACCTCCTCATGCGGATCGTCGACGTCCTCCTCAGCCTGCCGCTCCTCTTCGTCATCCTCGTCGTCGCGAAGTTCATCGGCTCGGGGAACTGGGTCATCATCCTCGTCGTCTTCGCCGCCTTCGGCTGGCCGGGCATCGCGAGGCTCGTTCGGAGTCTCTTCCTGTCGCTCCGGGGCGAGGTGTTCGTGGAGGCCGCCCGCGCCGTCGGTGTGAGCAACCTGCGGATCATCTTCCGCCATATCCTCCCCAACGCCGTGAGCCCGATCATCGTTGCCACGACCCTCTCGGTGGCCGGCGTCATCGTCGGCGAGGCGTTCGTCAGCTACCTCGGCTTCGGTGTCGATATCACCCAGCCGACGTGGGGGAACGCCCTCTCGGACTCGCAGAGCTCGATCATCAACGGCGACTGGTGGTGGCCGTTCTTCCCGGGCATGGCGATCGTGCTCACGGTCCTCGGCATCAACTTCATGGGCGACGGTCTCCGCGACGCCCTCGACCCGAAGTCCCGGGTGTGA
- a CDS encoding ABC transporter ATP-binding protein — protein sequence MSDPVGSAAVGRDPNLLLDVRNLRTYFHVMDGTVKAVDGVDFRLGRGETLGIVGESGCGKSVTAHTIMRLIEMPPGEIVDGEIWFDGRDLLELPMDEMRKVRGNDIAMIFQEPMTSLNPVFTVGDQISEAVKLHQRVSRKEAWDRAVDSLRLVGVSAPERRAKQYPHEMSGGMRQRVMIAMALSCNPKLLIADEPTTALDVTIQAQILELIKKLQEDTGTALLLITHDLAVVAETVQHIAVMYAGRVVETGTVEEVLLHPKHPYTQGLLNSIPGEKKRGRELTAISGVVPNPFRMPPGCKFQPRCPYAWERCATEPELIQVGGPDRRARCWIQAPEEMERRRAYEVAAAATVNDVVG from the coding sequence ATGAGCGATCCGGTGGGATCGGCGGCTGTCGGCCGCGATCCGAACCTGCTCCTCGACGTCCGGAACCTGCGGACCTATTTCCACGTGATGGACGGCACGGTGAAGGCCGTCGACGGCGTGGACTTCCGGCTCGGCCGCGGCGAGACGCTCGGCATCGTCGGCGAGTCGGGCTGCGGAAAGAGCGTCACCGCCCACACGATCATGCGTCTCATCGAGATGCCACCCGGCGAGATCGTCGACGGCGAGATCTGGTTCGACGGCCGCGACCTGCTCGAGCTGCCGATGGACGAGATGCGCAAGGTCCGCGGCAACGACATCGCGATGATCTTCCAGGAACCGATGACGAGCCTCAACCCGGTCTTCACGGTCGGCGACCAGATCTCGGAGGCCGTGAAGCTCCACCAGCGGGTGAGCCGCAAGGAGGCGTGGGATCGCGCGGTCGACTCGCTGCGGCTCGTCGGCGTTTCCGCCCCCGAGCGGCGGGCGAAACAGTACCCGCACGAGATGTCCGGCGGGATGCGGCAGCGGGTCATGATCGCGATGGCGCTGTCGTGCAACCCGAAGCTGCTCATCGCGGACGAGCCCACGACCGCCCTCGATGTGACGATCCAGGCCCAGATCCTCGAGCTCATCAAGAAGCTCCAGGAGGACACCGGGACCGCGCTCCTCCTCATCACCCACGACCTCGCCGTGGTGGCGGAGACGGTCCAGCACATCGCTGTCATGTACGCCGGCCGGGTGGTCGAGACCGGGACCGTGGAGGAGGTCCTGCTCCACCCGAAGCACCCGTACACGCAGGGGCTCCTCAACTCGATCCCTGGCGAGAAGAAGCGCGGCAGGGAGCTGACGGCGATCAGCGGGGTCGTGCCGAACCCGTTCCGGATGCCGCCGGGATGCAAGTTCCAGCCGCGCTGCCCATACGCCTGGGAGCGCTGCGCGACCGAGCCGGAGCTCATCCAGGTCGGCGGACCGGATCGCCGGGCCCGCTGCTGGATCCAGGCCCCGGAGGAGATGGAACGCCGTCGAGCGTACGAGGTGGCGGCCGCCGCGACGGTGAACGATGTCGTCGGTTGA